In a genomic window of Curtobacterium flaccumfaciens pv. betae:
- a CDS encoding helicase HerA-like domain-containing protein: MSDATERARVAAEAARRAADEARRLADEAARRAEELAAALAVEEQTERTADAEPAVVGSPPPTGLEARLTPDAKPAPAAAPAPTTPAAAAAPAPTTPAAAVEATAPDPVATAATGAAPPVRGGTGPLGPDAVSAIRDGYAVDGGAIELGALVNGAAVPEVQVRIPLAMLNRHGLVAGATGTGKTRTLQVLAEQIAANGVPVFAADIKGDLSGLAVAGQATDKLLDRTAGIGQQWQGVASQAELFSLGGQGTGVPIRATVSGFGPLLLSKVLGLNDTQESSLGLVFHYATQQGLALVDLDDLRSVLTFLVSEQGKGELAELGGLSKQTAGVILRELVTFADQGADRFFGAPEIDTQVFLRTAADGRGIVSLLEVPGVQDRPEVFSTFLMWLLADLFNELPEVGDQDEPKLVFFLDEAHLLFNGASKDFTEQIVRTVRLIRSKGVGVFFVTQTPKDVPNDVLAQLGSRIQHQLRAHTPDDAKALRATVSTYPTSDYDLGEVLTSLATGEAIVTVMNERGAPTPVAWTRLRAPQGSMDPMPADEMAARVQASPLLSTYGTRVDPDSAREVLARRMEAAAAAADAAAAADEAAAAAADASADAQQEYERQQREFERAERASDARRSGRSGGSGRSGGTQRSGTRRSGTRRSAGDPLSDLLGSGLGGTIAKEVVRGIFSTLRRRR; this comes from the coding sequence ATGAGCGACGCGACGGAGCGGGCACGGGTGGCTGCCGAGGCAGCGAGGCGGGCCGCCGACGAGGCACGTCGGCTCGCCGACGAAGCGGCGCGGCGAGCCGAGGAGCTCGCCGCCGCACTGGCGGTGGAGGAGCAGACGGAGCGCACCGCCGACGCGGAACCCGCGGTCGTCGGGTCCCCACCACCCACCGGCCTGGAGGCGCGGCTCACGCCCGACGCGAAGCCCGCCCCTGCGGCCGCACCGGCTCCGACCACCCCTGCCGCGGCGGCCGCACCGGCTCCGACCACCCCTGCCGCGGCGGTCGAGGCGACCGCCCCGGATCCGGTGGCGACGGCGGCGACCGGCGCCGCGCCTCCCGTCCGGGGTGGGACCGGACCGCTCGGACCGGACGCGGTCTCGGCGATCCGTGACGGCTACGCCGTCGACGGCGGTGCGATCGAACTCGGTGCACTGGTCAACGGCGCAGCGGTGCCCGAGGTGCAGGTCCGCATCCCGCTCGCGATGCTGAACCGGCACGGGCTGGTGGCCGGGGCGACCGGTACCGGCAAGACCCGCACGCTGCAGGTGCTCGCCGAGCAGATCGCGGCGAACGGGGTGCCGGTGTTCGCCGCCGACATCAAGGGCGACCTGTCGGGTCTGGCCGTCGCGGGGCAGGCGACCGACAAGCTGCTCGACCGCACCGCGGGCATCGGCCAGCAGTGGCAGGGCGTCGCGAGCCAGGCCGAGCTGTTCTCGCTGGGCGGGCAGGGTACGGGCGTGCCGATCCGTGCCACCGTCTCCGGGTTCGGGCCGCTGCTGCTGTCGAAGGTGCTCGGCCTGAACGACACGCAGGAGTCCTCGCTCGGTCTGGTGTTCCACTACGCCACGCAGCAGGGTCTGGCGCTGGTGGACCTCGACGACCTGCGGAGCGTGCTGACGTTCCTGGTGAGCGAGCAGGGCAAAGGGGAACTCGCCGAGCTCGGGGGCCTGTCGAAGCAGACCGCCGGGGTGATCCTGCGCGAGCTCGTCACCTTCGCCGACCAGGGCGCCGACCGGTTCTTCGGGGCGCCCGAGATCGACACGCAGGTGTTCCTGCGGACGGCGGCGGACGGGCGGGGGATCGTCAGCCTGCTCGAGGTGCCCGGTGTGCAGGACCGGCCGGAGGTCTTCTCGACGTTCCTGATGTGGTTGCTGGCGGACCTGTTCAACGAGCTGCCCGAGGTCGGCGACCAGGACGAGCCGAAGCTCGTGTTCTTCCTGGACGAGGCGCACCTGCTGTTCAACGGGGCGTCGAAGGACTTCACCGAGCAGATCGTGCGGACCGTGCGGCTCATCCGGTCGAAGGGCGTCGGGGTCTTCTTCGTGACGCAGACCCCGAAGGACGTGCCGAACGACGTGCTGGCGCAGCTCGGGTCTCGCATCCAGCACCAGCTCCGCGCCCACACCCCGGACGACGCGAAGGCGCTCCGGGCGACGGTGTCGACCTACCCGACGAGTGACTACGACCTGGGCGAGGTCCTCACGTCGCTCGCGACCGGCGAAGCGATCGTCACGGTGATGAACGAGCGGGGCGCACCGACCCCCGTCGCGTGGACCCGGCTGCGCGCACCCCAGGGGTCGATGGACCCGATGCCGGCCGACGAGATGGCCGCGCGGGTGCAGGCCTCACCGCTCCTGTCGACCTACGGCACCCGCGTCGATCCGGACTCGGCGCGCGAGGTGCTCGCGCGCCGGATGGAGGCGGCGGCCGCTGCAGCCGACGCCGCTGCCGCAGCCGACGAGGCAGCTGCCGCCGCGGCGGACGCATCGGCGGATGCCCAGCAGGAGTACGAGCGGCAGCAGCGGGAGTTCGAGCGGGCCGAGCGAGCGTCGGACGCCCGGCGGTCCGGTCGGTCCGGCGGCTCCGGTCGGTCGGGCGGGACGCAGCGGTCCGGGACGCGGCGGTCCGGGACGCGGCGATCCGCGGGGGACCCGCTGTCGGACCTGCTCGGCTCCGGGCTGGGCGGGACCATCGCGAAGGAAGTGGTGCGCGGGATCTTCTCGACGCTGCGGCGTCGGCGCTGA
- a CDS encoding multidrug effflux MFS transporter produces the protein MTAPATTGSLRVVLHPGDSLSRGQRLVYVFVLGALTALGPFTIDLYLPAFPAIKDQFSVTDGAVQLTLTATTLGFAIGQLLVGPWSDKVGRRLPLIIATTVHIAASIGAATAPDIELLAVFRVLQGMGAAAGGVVAMATVRDLFGGKPLVRMLSRLAMVNGLAPILAPLIGSQMLQITSWRGIFVFLACYGLAVVIASILLIVETLPPARRHEAGHSTIGQRYKALFSDRIFVGVALIGAMVFSGLFSYLSASPFLFQQVYGLDAQQYGLLFAVNSVGVVLGVQISSRLAQRVGPQWILACSTATLLLASVAIIVLDQLGAGLVGVLVPLWFFIAACGFSFPLVQVIGLAAHGKEAGTAASVLGALNFGVAGLISPVVGWLGITTATPMAMVMASTAAVAILMLWFVVRPRTVPALTH, from the coding sequence GTGACCGCGCCCGCCACCACCGGTTCGCTCCGGGTCGTGCTGCACCCGGGAGACTCGCTCTCCCGCGGGCAGCGACTCGTCTACGTCTTCGTCCTGGGCGCCCTCACGGCGCTCGGTCCGTTCACGATCGACCTGTACCTGCCGGCGTTCCCGGCGATCAAGGACCAGTTCAGCGTCACCGACGGTGCGGTCCAGCTGACGCTCACCGCGACGACGCTCGGCTTCGCCATCGGGCAGCTCCTGGTCGGCCCGTGGAGCGACAAGGTGGGTCGCCGACTGCCGCTGATCATCGCGACGACGGTGCACATCGCCGCGTCGATCGGCGCCGCGACCGCGCCGGACATCGAGCTGCTCGCCGTGTTCCGCGTGCTGCAGGGCATGGGCGCCGCAGCCGGTGGTGTCGTCGCGATGGCGACGGTGCGTGACCTGTTCGGCGGCAAGCCGCTGGTGCGGATGCTGTCCCGCCTGGCGATGGTGAACGGCCTCGCGCCGATCCTCGCGCCGCTCATCGGTTCGCAGATGCTGCAGATCACCAGCTGGCGCGGCATCTTCGTCTTCCTCGCCTGCTACGGCCTGGCGGTGGTGATCGCGTCGATCCTGCTCATCGTCGAGACCCTGCCGCCGGCCCGCCGGCACGAGGCCGGGCACTCCACCATCGGCCAGCGCTACAAGGCGCTGTTCTCCGACCGGATCTTCGTCGGTGTCGCGCTCATCGGCGCCATGGTGTTCAGCGGGCTGTTCTCGTACCTCAGCGCGTCGCCGTTCCTGTTCCAGCAGGTCTACGGGCTCGACGCCCAGCAGTACGGACTGCTCTTCGCCGTCAACTCGGTCGGGGTCGTCCTCGGTGTGCAGATCTCGTCGCGGCTCGCCCAGCGCGTCGGTCCGCAGTGGATCCTGGCGTGCTCGACCGCGACCCTGCTGCTGGCGTCGGTCGCGATCATCGTCCTCGACCAGCTCGGGGCCGGTCTGGTCGGTGTGCTGGTGCCGCTGTGGTTCTTCATCGCCGCGTGCGGGTTCTCGTTCCCGCTCGTCCAGGTCATCGGTCTCGCCGCCCACGGAAAAGAGGCGGGGACCGCCGCCTCGGTGCTCGGTGCCCTGAACTTCGGCGTCGCCGGGCTCATCTCGCCGGTCGTCGGTTGGCTCGGCATCACGACGGCCACACCGATGGCGATGGTGATGGCGTCGACCGCCGCCGTCGCGATCCTGATGCTCTGGTTCGTGGTCCGCCCCCGGACGGTCCCCGCGCTCACGCACTGA
- a CDS encoding TetR/AcrR family transcriptional regulator produces the protein MVDARILHTTAALREAILRLAADRPVSEITVADVTRAAGINRATFYSHAVSPGSLLADVLTPELDRIRQDDADERRAAADRGAGADELAAITRRGINAVVEHVTTHRDIYGKALPDPNDASLHRLLVEHFTVSSALHIRELDPARRPELLDDVAAGFVAQGFVGAIEAWLAGPRRSRKALVETITLSFPAWWS, from the coding sequence ATGGTGGATGCCCGGATCCTGCACACCACTGCAGCGCTGCGCGAGGCGATCCTGCGACTCGCCGCGGACCGACCGGTCTCGGAGATCACCGTCGCCGACGTCACGCGTGCCGCCGGCATCAACCGGGCCACGTTCTACTCACACGCCGTCTCCCCCGGGTCGCTGCTCGCCGACGTCCTGACGCCGGAACTCGACCGCATCCGGCAGGACGACGCCGACGAGCGCCGAGCCGCCGCCGACCGGGGCGCCGGAGCCGACGAGCTCGCAGCCATCACCCGGCGCGGCATCAACGCCGTCGTCGAGCACGTGACGACGCACCGCGACATCTACGGCAAGGCGCTGCCGGACCCGAACGACGCGTCGCTGCACCGGCTGCTCGTCGAGCACTTCACGGTGTCGAGTGCCCTGCACATCCGCGAGCTCGACCCCGCACGCCGGCCCGAGCTGCTCGACGACGTCGCCGCGGGGTTCGTGGCGCAGGGGTTCGTCGGGGCGATCGAGGCCTGGCTGGCGGGGCCCCGACGGTCGCGGAAGGCGCTGGTGGAGACGATCACGCTGTCGTTCCCGGCGTGGTGGAGCTGA